The Persephonella sp. IF05-L8 genome contains a region encoding:
- a CDS encoding ankyrin repeat domain-containing protein — MEKNITISRAFAETREKLNRKLFEAIKLGDAELVQELLEKGADVNARDKNNYTPLLRAVSKGNLKIVKILIENGADINAREKFFGYAPIHIAAMKGYTEILKLLIEKGADVNVKDKYGDTPLHLAALEGHVDIVKILIEKGADVNALNARRWTPLHKAALTGKVEVAKILLENGADINACGRSRETPLHLAVMRKHKKMVLFLIKKGANINAKDIRKRTPLDYAKVEDLKKLLQKLGGKRGSEIF, encoded by the coding sequence ATGGAAAAAAATATAACTATTTCCCGAGCCTTTGCTGAAACAAGAGAAAAATTAAACCGTAAACTGTTTGAAGCGATAAAATTAGGGGATGCTGAGCTTGTTCAAGAACTTTTAGAAAAAGGTGCAGATGTAAACGCAAGGGATAAGAACAATTACACACCTTTGTTAAGGGCGGTCAGTAAAGGAAATTTAAAAATAGTAAAAATTCTGATTGAAAATGGTGCTGATATAAACGCAAGGGAAAAATTTTTCGGATATGCCCCGATACATATTGCAGCGATGAAAGGATATACCGAAATATTGAAATTACTCATAGAAAAAGGTGCAGACGTAAATGTAAAAGACAAATATGGGGATACTCCCCTTCATCTCGCAGCACTTGAAGGACATGTTGACATAGTTAAAATATTAATTGAGAAGGGAGCTGATGTTAATGCTTTGAATGCCAGAAGATGGACCCCACTGCACAAAGCTGCATTGACAGGAAAGGTTGAAGTAGCAAAAATATTGTTAGAGAATGGTGCTGATATAAACGCATGTGGAAGGTCAAGAGAAACGCCCCTTCATCTTGCTGTTATGAGGAAACATAAGAAAATGGTGCTTTTTTTAATCAAAAAAGGAGCTAACATTAATGCTAAAGATATAAGAAAACGTACTCCCCTTGATTATGCAAAAGTTGAAGACCTGAAAAAGTTGCTCCAGAAACTGGGAGGGAAAAGGGGAAGCGAAATTTTTTAA
- a CDS encoding cytochrome c3 family protein: MKKEEKPPIVPNMKVQHLPFKIGQCEICHTEKDGNKYALKQEPPELCYMCHERKDTKSRVHGPIAAGMCTACHDPHQSNTMRMLKANSVNELCFMCHQDKKQQFTSKPYMHPPVKDQCINCHDPHQGDHRYRLFADRRFELCVSCHTDKKEWVERVRNKHGAVFINDRCLNCHDPHSSENEKFLRKPTSMDVCLTCHNKELKREEDGAILMNMKKHLDENPDWHGPIQWGDCAMCHNPHGSDNFRMLKLPFPETFYASFNINQYICFMCHETEKFTEPLTKTATNFRNGEVNLHYVHVNSKKGRTCRACHDWHATKDTPHHIRKYMKFGKIKAPLRYIPTKTGGSCAPMCHPRRHYDRENPVINKR, encoded by the coding sequence GTGAAAAAAGAGGAAAAACCACCTATAGTTCCAAATATGAAAGTTCAACACCTTCCCTTTAAAATCGGACAGTGCGAGATATGTCATACCGAGAAAGACGGGAATAAATACGCCTTAAAACAGGAACCTCCAGAGCTGTGTTATATGTGTCACGAAAGAAAGGACACAAAAAGTAGAGTTCATGGTCCGATAGCTGCTGGAATGTGTACTGCATGTCATGACCCACACCAGTCTAATACAATGAGAATGCTAAAAGCAAACTCTGTTAATGAATTGTGTTTTATGTGTCATCAAGATAAAAAACAGCAGTTTACCTCTAAACCTTATATGCATCCACCTGTAAAAGATCAGTGTATTAATTGTCATGACCCACATCAAGGAGATCATAGATATCGGCTTTTTGCCGATAGAAGGTTTGAACTTTGTGTTTCATGCCATACAGATAAAAAAGAATGGGTAGAAAGGGTGAGAAATAAACATGGAGCAGTATTTATAAATGACAGATGTCTTAACTGTCATGACCCACATTCCTCAGAAAATGAAAAGTTTCTCAGAAAACCAACATCTATGGATGTTTGCTTAACCTGTCACAACAAGGAGTTAAAAAGGGAAGAAGATGGAGCAATCCTTATGAATATGAAAAAGCATCTTGATGAAAATCCTGACTGGCACGGTCCTATACAGTGGGGAGACTGTGCAATGTGCCACAACCCACATGGCTCAGACAACTTTAGAATGCTTAAACTACCGTTCCCAGAAACGTTTTACGCAAGTTTTAATATAAACCAATATATATGTTTTATGTGCCATGAGACAGAAAAATTTACAGAACCTTTAACAAAAACAGCAACAAACTTTAGAAATGGGGAGGTAAACCTCCATTACGTACATGTTAATAGTAAAAAAGGAAGGACATGTAGAGCTTGCCATGACTGGCACGCAACAAAAGATACACCACACCATATAAGAAAATATATGAAGTTTGGAAAAATAAAAGCACCTCTTAGATATATACCTACAAAAACAGGTGGTTCCTGTGCACCTATGTGCCACCCCAGAAGACATTATGATAGGGAAAATCCTGTTATAAATAAACGATAA
- a CDS encoding cytochrome c3 family protein: MKNTIILLLIGIFFSFSTKAEQKVYRLNLKIPANEPVEIIQPAANSIHYEDTAALVLKIDPKRVVKLEVITYFQVFHLDPDEEVVYKNKAQKRKKKFVFNIKEDKVYYCKSIDLRYGRNKIQVTATTNKGKKIKKFVEVYLASPILRAYKYPPPKYKEIFFHKEKNEKVCAECHDMTVNEKKGVAFEDVTKSNCYLCHKKLTTRYKYNHAPARNWLCATTCHTGKTGRLNKRLEGKSKFIWPEPQGPECYKCHKEKEKEWDNKRFHHDPVVAGMCDKCHNPHSSPNRYFLRKPSWYLCTTCHEDKVLRGHVVFTFLGKPHPTKGYKDPSNPKRELSCISCHEAHNSDNNFMLIKPFSQICNMCHKK, encoded by the coding sequence ATGAAAAATACAATAATACTACTTTTGATAGGGATATTTTTTTCTTTTTCAACTAAAGCTGAGCAGAAAGTTTACAGGCTTAACTTAAAAATTCCTGCTAATGAGCCTGTTGAAATAATTCAACCTGCTGCAAACTCTATACATTATGAGGATACAGCTGCATTAGTTCTTAAGATAGACCCTAAGAGAGTTGTTAAACTTGAAGTAATTACTTATTTTCAGGTTTTTCATCTTGACCCTGATGAAGAAGTAGTATACAAAAACAAAGCTCAAAAGAGAAAAAAGAAATTTGTCTTTAATATTAAAGAGGATAAGGTATATTACTGCAAAAGTATAGATTTGAGATATGGAAGAAACAAAATACAGGTCACAGCAACAACAAATAAAGGGAAAAAGATAAAAAAATTTGTAGAGGTGTATCTTGCTTCTCCCATTCTAAGAGCCTATAAATATCCCCCTCCTAAATATAAGGAAATATTCTTCCATAAAGAGAAAAATGAAAAGGTATGTGCCGAATGCCATGATATGACTGTTAACGAGAAAAAAGGAGTTGCCTTTGAGGATGTTACAAAATCAAATTGTTATTTATGTCATAAAAAGCTTACTACAAGATATAAATATAATCATGCTCCTGCCAGAAACTGGCTCTGTGCAACAACCTGCCATACAGGGAAGACAGGGAGACTAAATAAAAGACTTGAAGGAAAATCAAAATTCATCTGGCCTGAGCCCCAAGGACCTGAATGCTATAAATGTCATAAAGAAAAGGAAAAAGAGTGGGATAATAAAAGATTTCATCATGACCCTGTTGTGGCAGGCATGTGTGATAAATGCCACAACCCACATTCATCACCAAACAGATATTTCTTGAGAAAACCATCCTGGTATCTATGTACAACCTGCCATGAAGACAAAGTATTAAGAGGGCATGTTGTTTTTACATTTTTAGGTAAACCCCACCCTACAAAAGGATATAAAGATCCATCCAATCCTAAAAGAGAACTATCCTGTATAAGCTGTCATGAAGCCCATAACTCAGACAACAATTTTATGCTTATCAAACCATTTAGCCAAATATGTAATATGTGTCATAAAAAATAA
- a CDS encoding cytochrome c3 family protein, translating into MKRIFLFLFIPFISYGFEILAPIKNGIYKEEFATISVKLSKDEIEKGISLEFKTDKDYFMFGMNPEKTVYCKSLKIKPGTNIVEIVYTDGNGKQTKKFVEIFRYSLLYKVSEEPPSKFEERPFHTRKNEDRCKSCHDMSSLPEDIIPKSPEKSPCYSCHKVLTSRRKVHAPSANWACNYCHLDVKLSYQRYETPLPISEKCFSCHEYRKKIWMNKKYVHGPTSTGQCDICHNPHSSNNIFFLKKPIWNLCVTCHAEKASGIHVLAGFVFGKSHPTRGKPDPSRPGRELVCSSCHNPHASNYKYLFNHDYTGDKYLCQMCHKK; encoded by the coding sequence ATGAAAAGGATTTTTTTGTTTTTATTTATTCCTTTTATCTCATATGGATTTGAGATACTTGCTCCAATAAAGAACGGCATATACAAGGAAGAATTTGCCACTATATCTGTAAAATTAAGTAAAGATGAAATAGAAAAAGGAATATCTCTTGAATTTAAAACAGATAAAGATTACTTCATGTTTGGAATGAATCCAGAAAAAACAGTCTACTGCAAATCATTAAAAATAAAGCCTGGAACAAATATTGTTGAAATAGTCTATACAGATGGAAATGGTAAACAAACAAAAAAATTTGTTGAAATTTTTAGATACTCTCTCCTTTATAAAGTATCTGAAGAACCTCCTTCAAAATTTGAAGAAAGACCTTTCCATACAAGAAAAAATGAAGATAGATGTAAAAGCTGCCATGATATGAGCTCACTTCCTGAAGATATTATTCCCAAATCTCCGGAAAAATCCCCATGCTACTCCTGCCACAAAGTTTTAACCTCAAGACGAAAAGTCCACGCACCTTCGGCAAATTGGGCTTGTAACTACTGCCATCTTGATGTGAAGCTCTCCTACCAGAGGTATGAAACACCATTACCCATCTCAGAAAAATGTTTCTCCTGTCATGAATATAGAAAAAAAATATGGATGAACAAAAAGTATGTCCATGGACCTACATCAACAGGTCAATGTGATATTTGCCATAACCCTCATTCCTCTAACAATATATTTTTCTTAAAAAAGCCAATATGGAATTTATGTGTAACTTGTCATGCTGAAAAAGCCAGTGGAATACACGTTCTTGCAGGATTTGTTTTTGGAAAATCCCATCCAACCAGAGGAAAACCTGACCCATCAAGACCTGGAAGGGAATTGGTTTGTTCAAGTTGTCACAATCCCCATGCTTCCAACTACAAATATTTATTTAACCATGATTACACAGGGGACAAATATCTTTGCCAAATGTGTCATAAGAAATGA
- a CDS encoding phosphoadenylyl-sulfate reductase, producing the protein MFTKEFVKEKSDYFENLPAQELLKWIFQNFRNVGFTSSFSADDVSIIHMIKQIKPDALIIFIDTDYHFPETYQLVEKLKKEWNLNLKIIKPLISVEEQERIYGEKLYEKDPDKCCEIRKVEPLKRVLKELDVWITGMRRDQSPTRANIGKVETHKLPDGKLILKVNPIANWTRKDVWKYVEENKLPYNPLYDQNYLSIGCAPCTKPVLDGEDERAGRWAGKGKLECGLHTFTQKE; encoded by the coding sequence ATGTTTACAAAAGAGTTTGTAAAGGAAAAAAGCGACTACTTTGAAAATCTACCTGCACAGGAACTTTTAAAGTGGATTTTCCAAAACTTCAGGAATGTAGGTTTTACCTCATCATTCAGTGCAGATGATGTATCAATAATCCATATGATAAAACAGATAAAACCTGATGCCCTTATTATTTTTATTGATACAGATTACCATTTTCCAGAAACTTACCAGCTTGTTGAAAAGCTTAAAAAAGAATGGAATTTAAACCTGAAAATAATAAAACCCCTTATATCTGTTGAGGAACAGGAGCGAATATATGGCGAGAAACTTTACGAAAAAGACCCAGACAAATGCTGTGAAATCAGGAAGGTTGAACCCCTAAAAAGAGTATTAAAAGAACTTGATGTCTGGATTACAGGAATGAGAAGAGACCAATCTCCAACAAGGGCAAATATAGGCAAGGTTGAGACCCATAAACTTCCAGACGGAAAACTAATACTCAAAGTTAACCCGATAGCAAACTGGACAAGAAAAGATGTGTGGAAATATGTAGAGGAAAATAAACTCCCCTATAATCCTCTTTATGACCAAAACTATCTAAGTATCGGTTGTGCTCCATGTACAAAACCTGTTTTAGACGGAGAAGATGAAAGAGCTGGTAGATGGGCTGGAAAAGGAAAATTGGAGTGCGGATTACACACATTTACCCAAAAAGAATAA
- a CDS encoding ankyrin repeat domain-containing protein: MRFLCIFFLLLSLIILPSSLKATEKPKTIEELKERLKKKEGKPPLNRAVSEGNIKLIKELIQKGADVNSKDAIGWTPLHEAAFKGNVEIVEYLIKHGADVNAKDDNWETPLHLAAGQGNLNTVKILLKYGADINARTKNGSTPLHYAARHGHVDVVKYLVEHGANVNAVDEDGDTPLHESVFWNHKEVAKLLIKLGADPNIKDKFGHTPKDYTQDPEFLKILKK; this comes from the coding sequence ATGAGATTTTTATGCATCTTTTTTTTACTATTATCCCTTATTATACTGCCCTCCTCCCTTAAAGCAACCGAAAAGCCTAAAACTATTGAAGAACTAAAAGAAAGGCTCAAAAAAAAGGAAGGAAAGCCTCCTTTAAACAGAGCTGTTTCTGAAGGAAATATAAAATTAATAAAAGAACTAATCCAGAAAGGAGCAGATGTAAACAGCAAAGATGCTATCGGATGGACTCCACTTCATGAGGCTGCATTTAAAGGGAATGTTGAAATAGTAGAGTACCTAATAAAGCACGGGGCTGATGTCAATGCAAAAGATGATAACTGGGAAACCCCACTACACCTTGCAGCTGGACAGGGTAATCTAAACACTGTGAAAATTCTCTTAAAATATGGAGCTGACATTAATGCACGAACAAAAAATGGTTCAACTCCACTTCATTATGCAGCAAGACACGGTCATGTAGATGTTGTAAAATACCTGGTGGAACACGGAGCTAATGTAAATGCTGTAGATGAAGATGGTGATACACCCCTTCACGAATCTGTATTTTGGAATCATAAGGAGGTTGCTAAACTCCTGATAAAATTAGGTGCTGATCCTAACATAAAAGACAAGTTTGGACATACACCGAAGGATTATACTCAGGATCCAGAATTCCTTAAAATATTAAAAAAATAG
- a CDS encoding ankyrin repeat domain-containing protein: MRRFYKLFISMVLITAFPAVSAYGKTKAELNKKLTEAISQENLKAIKELIEEGAGVNVKNIIGNTPLHLATIKGDINLVKMLINKGANVNVQNLEGWTPLHEAAFLGYEEIVKLLLDNGADVYAKNSDGDTPLHLAALGGHPTVVQILIEAGSPINTQNSNGWTPLHHAAYRGEYEVAKILLENGADPNIKDKDEEIPLHKAVIQRKFNLVKILVQKGSYINARNDKGKTPLHLALAGSDIKVVKFLINNGADVNAQDNDGWTPLHEATFRGELELVKLLVNHNANVNARENKYGDYVLHVSARNGDSNLTEYLIKHGAKVNVKDEYGDTPLHIAALEGHLKVAQVLIKHGADINAKNNKGWTPLFKAAMAGKLDVAKLLISRGADVNLKGKYKETPLHLAVLRRQTEMVKFLIKKGADVNAKDLRGKTPLDYAKVPEIKEILLKAKAKHI; the protein is encoded by the coding sequence TTGAGAAGATTTTACAAACTGTTTATAAGTATGGTTTTGATTACGGCTTTTCCAGCCGTCTCTGCATATGGTAAGACAAAAGCCGAGCTTAACAAGAAACTGACTGAAGCAATATCTCAAGAAAATCTCAAAGCGATTAAGGAACTGATTGAAGAGGGTGCCGGTGTTAATGTAAAAAACATTATAGGAAATACTCCCTTGCATCTGGCAACAATCAAAGGGGATATTAATCTTGTAAAAATGCTTATAAATAAAGGGGCAAATGTTAATGTGCAAAATCTTGAAGGATGGACCCCCCTCCATGAAGCTGCATTTTTAGGTTATGAAGAAATAGTAAAACTGCTTCTGGATAATGGAGCTGATGTCTATGCAAAAAATAGTGATGGAGATACACCTCTTCATCTTGCAGCTTTAGGGGGACACCCAACTGTAGTTCAGATACTAATAGAAGCAGGGTCTCCTATCAACACTCAAAACAGCAACGGCTGGACACCTCTTCACCATGCAGCATATAGAGGAGAGTATGAGGTTGCAAAGATACTTCTTGAAAATGGAGCAGACCCAAACATAAAGGATAAAGACGAAGAAATTCCTTTACACAAAGCTGTAATACAAAGAAAGTTTAATCTGGTTAAAATACTTGTTCAAAAAGGATCATATATAAATGCGAGAAACGATAAAGGTAAAACTCCCCTTCATCTTGCACTGGCTGGAAGTGACATAAAGGTTGTGAAATTTTTAATAAACAATGGGGCAGATGTTAACGCACAGGATAATGACGGTTGGACACCTCTTCACGAAGCCACATTCCGAGGAGAATTGGAGCTTGTAAAACTACTTGTAAATCACAACGCTAATGTGAATGCAAGGGAAAACAAATATGGGGATTATGTTTTACATGTTTCAGCCAGAAATGGAGATAGTAATTTAACAGAATATCTTATAAAGCACGGGGCAAAAGTAAATGTTAAAGATGAGTACGGGGATACGCCTCTTCACATAGCAGCACTTGAGGGTCATTTAAAAGTTGCTCAGGTTCTTATAAAACATGGGGCAGATATAAATGCAAAAAATAACAAGGGATGGACACCTTTATTTAAGGCTGCCATGGCAGGCAAATTAGATGTAGCCAAGCTCCTTATAAGTCGTGGAGCTGATGTTAATCTTAAAGGAAAATACAAAGAAACCCCCCTTCATCTTGCAGTTTTGAGAAGACAGACAGAAATGGTTAAATTTTTAATAAAAAAAGGGGCAGATGTTAATGCAAAAGATTTGAGAGGAAAAACGCCTCTTGATTACGCCAAAGTCCCAGAAATAAAAGAGATTTTACTGAAAGCCAAGGCAAAACATATATAA
- a CDS encoding sulfite exporter TauE/SafE family protein gives MELILLGGVLGLIIGISGVGGGMLTTPALTLLMGVPIATAVGTSLFFSAITKIFASVVYLKRGLVCIRLATLLAAGSIPGAFLGSYSFHYFFQLNPSLASKVVPSFILFMIVASCCFSYYRMFTKNEKIINFDIRTKPFVIPVIGFIVGFDIGFTSIGAGVIVASILLALCPMNPSKIVGTDIVHGFILSIFAGSIHYSFGGVDTKILMYLLQGGIIGVVFGALISPYLPQKPFRFALNSAVLIFAILFAKKIF, from the coding sequence ATGGAACTTATATTATTAGGTGGAGTATTAGGCTTAATTATAGGTATATCAGGAGTGGGAGGAGGAATGTTAACTACACCTGCCCTTACTCTACTCATGGGGGTTCCTATCGCAACTGCGGTGGGAACCAGCCTCTTTTTTTCAGCGATTACAAAAATCTTTGCTTCAGTTGTTTATCTTAAAAGGGGACTGGTCTGTATAAGACTTGCCACCCTGCTTGCAGCAGGAAGTATTCCTGGGGCTTTTCTTGGAAGCTACTCATTCCATTATTTTTTTCAGTTAAACCCATCTTTAGCCTCAAAGGTAGTTCCTTCTTTTATACTGTTTATGATTGTTGCTTCCTGCTGTTTTTCTTACTACAGAATGTTTACAAAAAATGAAAAAATAATAAATTTTGATATAAGAACAAAGCCTTTCGTTATACCTGTTATAGGCTTTATTGTTGGTTTTGATATAGGCTTTACATCAATTGGTGCAGGTGTCATTGTTGCCTCAATTCTTTTAGCCCTGTGCCCTATGAACCCTTCAAAAATTGTAGGTACAGATATAGTTCACGGTTTTATTCTGAGTATTTTTGCAGGCAGCATTCATTATTCATTTGGAGGTGTTGATACAAAAATTCTGATGTATCTTCTCCAGGGTGGAATAATAGGGGTTGTTTTTGGAGCTTTAATATCCCCTTATCTTCCTCAAAAGCCGTTCAGATTTGCCCTGAACTCAGCAGTTCTAATTTTTGCAATTTTATTTGCTAAAAAAATATTCTAA
- a CDS encoding cytochrome c3 family protein has product MEKIKKILGMFKFLKNKKVILLLIILGLLLILPPLGIYAWNKRIPQKTVLVLKNIVHNVFLEKHQVGDIYGVVHLEEMKEIELSELKLPPKEEEKEEIKEVHELEKEIQELKKEEKTEKTPKPKPKRIVEPLPLEEYPKEFLPLKKVLHRPFKQGACAICHQVDNHGKVIKIGKKYPLTRARVDELCYSCHKERYTKKYDHKPVKKGECLKCHDPHQSNTEKLLTAKTVPQLCIKCHSPENGKKLRIKKVVNINVKYKHKPVDKDCRNCHDPHTSDNKHLLITSLDWKMDFCLDCHSKIKDPEKRKKIDITPLLKTAKYKHDAVFDKDECANCHEIHGSNHRIMLKKPMTEACLSCHNKEVKQKETGEILMNMEKHLKENKYWHKPIKEVEKKGGCAACHNPHGSNYPYALKKFFPKDFYLSGLKIGEVMCFSCHKEKERFTMKEVTSDKITKFRNGTENLHWRHTQGEKGRTCIACHDPHASQWPNMIGKYTNFNGILFPIRYKKTKTGGSCAPACHDKFDYDRIQPVKNTGEIKEQFK; this is encoded by the coding sequence ATGGAGAAGATAAAAAAAATTTTGGGGATGTTCAAGTTTTTAAAGAATAAGAAAGTAATACTGCTTCTAATTATTTTAGGACTACTTCTCATTCTTCCGCCGCTTGGAATATATGCATGGAACAAAAGAATACCTCAAAAAACAGTATTAGTGTTAAAAAATATTGTTCATAATGTATTTCTGGAAAAACATCAAGTAGGGGATATTTATGGTGTGGTGCATCTGGAAGAGATGAAAGAAATAGAATTATCAGAGTTGAAACTTCCACCTAAAGAGGAAGAAAAAGAAGAAATTAAAGAGGTTCACGAACTTGAAAAAGAAATTCAAGAACTGAAAAAAGAAGAAAAAACAGAAAAAACCCCTAAACCAAAACCTAAAAGAATTGTAGAACCTTTACCTCTTGAGGAATACCCAAAAGAATTTTTACCCTTAAAAAAGGTTCTTCACAGACCATTTAAACAGGGTGCCTGTGCAATATGTCACCAGGTGGATAATCATGGAAAAGTAATAAAGATAGGGAAAAAATATCCCTTAACCAGAGCAAGAGTAGATGAACTTTGTTATTCTTGCCACAAAGAAAGATACACTAAAAAATACGACCACAAACCTGTTAAAAAAGGCGAATGTCTCAAGTGTCACGACCCTCATCAGTCTAATACTGAAAAATTACTTACAGCCAAGACAGTCCCTCAACTGTGTATAAAATGTCATTCCCCAGAAAACGGAAAGAAGCTTAGAATTAAGAAAGTAGTAAATATAAATGTAAAATACAAACATAAACCTGTAGATAAAGATTGTAGAAACTGTCATGACCCTCATACTTCGGATAATAAACACCTTCTTATTACATCTCTTGACTGGAAAATGGATTTTTGTCTGGATTGCCATTCCAAAATAAAAGACCCAGAAAAAAGAAAGAAAATTGATATAACACCTCTTTTAAAAACTGCAAAATATAAACATGATGCAGTTTTTGATAAAGATGAATGTGCCAACTGTCATGAAATACATGGTTCTAATCACAGGATTATGCTAAAGAAACCTATGACTGAAGCCTGTTTATCCTGTCATAATAAAGAGGTTAAACAGAAAGAAACAGGAGAAATACTTATGAATATGGAAAAACATTTAAAAGAAAATAAATACTGGCATAAACCTATAAAAGAGGTAGAGAAAAAGGGAGGCTGTGCTGCCTGTCATAATCCTCATGGTTCAAACTACCCCTATGCCCTTAAAAAGTTTTTCCCTAAAGATTTTTACCTTTCAGGATTAAAAATAGGGGAAGTTATGTGTTTCTCCTGTCATAAGGAAAAGGAAAGATTTACCATGAAAGAAGTAACTTCAGATAAAATTACCAAATTTAGAAACGGAACAGAAAACCTTCATTGGAGGCACACACAAGGAGAAAAAGGTAGAACATGTATAGCATGTCATGACCCTCACGCTTCCCAATGGCCTAATATGATAGGAAAATATACAAATTTCAACGGAATATTATTCCCTATAAGATACAAAAAAACAAAAACTGGAGGTTCTTGTGCTCCTGCCTGTCATGACAAATTTGACTACGATAGAATTCAGCCTGTGAAAAATACAGGTGAAATAAAAGAACAGTTCAAATAA
- a CDS encoding NapC/NirT family cytochrome c, which yields MEQEKKKEEKKSETIEKNSKKKKFILIGGGLLGVGIIVGLIISYITVEAVKLTGGAQFCKSCHVMVPMYKAYSQDVHGGWGYSGFVAHCTDCHLDHSSTIKYLMNKVQVGLHDFKVYVFMDPDAINWHEKREHRRHFVYDSGCLHCHENLLAATMNKRRAFIAHKAYFSGKLIVKIGDHKDKAHCVDCHKHVGHKDLGKYLPPPPEEEKLIEESEKLIEESVKILEEKEKKKTKEEKH from the coding sequence ATGGAACAAGAGAAGAAAAAGGAAGAAAAAAAGTCAGAAACAATAGAAAAGAATAGCAAGAAGAAAAAATTTATCCTGATAGGAGGGGGGCTCTTAGGGGTCGGCATTATTGTCGGCCTCATTATTTCATATATTACTGTTGAGGCTGTTAAGCTGACTGGAGGTGCCCAATTTTGCAAATCCTGTCATGTCATGGTTCCTATGTATAAAGCTTACTCACAGGATGTTCATGGAGGTTGGGGATATAGTGGGTTTGTTGCCCACTGTACTGATTGCCACTTAGACCATAGTTCAACAATAAAATATCTTATGAATAAAGTTCAAGTAGGTTTACATGACTTTAAAGTTTATGTTTTTATGGACCCAGATGCTATTAACTGGCATGAAAAGAGAGAACATAGAAGGCATTTTGTCTATGACAGTGGATGTCTTCATTGTCATGAAAATCTTCTGGCAGCAACAATGAATAAAAGGAGGGCATTTATAGCTCATAAAGCCTATTTTTCTGGAAAATTGATTGTCAAGATAGGTGACCACAAAGATAAGGCCCATTGCGTTGACTGTCATAAACACGTAGGACATAAAGATTTAGGTAAATATCTTCCTCCTCCTCCAGAGGAAGAAAAACTAATAGAAGAGTCAGAAAAGCTAATAGAAGAGTCAGTTAAGATACTGGAAGAAAAAGAAAAGAAAAAAACTAAAGAAGAAAAACATTAG